From the genome of Gracilibacillus salitolerans, one region includes:
- the argC gene encoding N-acetyl-gamma-glutamyl-phosphate reductase, translating into MDVAIIGGTGYGAVELLRFLHNHPHAQVKKVISHSNSGTELAEVYPHVVDIIDIEMAELDVDQLAEEVELVFFATPSNVSKNVIPALVDKGLRCIDLSGDFRLRDGEKYLEYYGEEIAPQKYMDKAVYGLPEINKEEIKQASILANPGCYPTATTLGLIPALEEDLVDNSSVIIDAKTGVSGAGRSLALNFHFSEMNENFKAYKIGVHKHIPEIEQTLTERAMEDIQVIFTPHVVPMTRGIMSTIYVDMKDNYSTKQLIDTYHTYYQDHPFVRVRKEGIFPSTKEVYGSNYCDIGLYADERTGKLIIVSVIDNLVKGASGQAIQNMNIMYGWEEKTGLDQLPIYP; encoded by the coding sequence GTGGATGTAGCGATTATAGGTGGAACGGGTTATGGAGCGGTGGAATTATTACGATTTTTGCATAACCACCCACATGCTCAGGTGAAAAAGGTTATATCACATTCAAATAGTGGAACGGAATTAGCGGAAGTCTACCCACATGTGGTTGATATTATCGATATCGAAATGGCTGAGTTAGATGTTGATCAGCTTGCAGAAGAGGTAGAACTAGTCTTTTTTGCTACACCGTCTAATGTTAGTAAAAATGTCATTCCAGCACTAGTCGATAAAGGATTGCGATGTATTGATTTATCAGGGGACTTCCGTTTACGAGATGGAGAAAAATACCTGGAGTATTATGGAGAGGAAATCGCACCTCAGAAATATATGGATAAAGCAGTTTACGGATTACCTGAGATTAATAAAGAAGAAATCAAACAAGCTAGTATTCTAGCAAATCCAGGTTGTTATCCAACTGCAACCACTTTGGGATTAATTCCAGCCCTAGAAGAAGATTTGGTTGATAACTCATCGGTTATCATTGATGCAAAAACAGGTGTATCTGGAGCTGGGAGAAGTTTAGCATTGAATTTTCATTTTTCAGAAATGAATGAAAACTTTAAAGCATACAAAATTGGAGTGCATAAGCATATACCTGAAATAGAACAAACATTAACGGAACGAGCGATGGAAGATATTCAAGTCATCTTTACCCCGCATGTTGTTCCGATGACAAGAGGAATCATGAGCACGATATATGTTGACATGAAAGACAACTATTCTACGAAACAACTGATTGATACCTATCATACGTACTATCAAGATCATCCTTTTGTACGTGTACGTAAAGAAGGGATATTCCCTTCAACGAAAGAGGTATATGGTAGTAACTATTGTGATATTGGATTATATGCAGATGAAAGGACAGGAAAACTTATCATTGTTTCTGTCATTGACAATTTAGTAAAAGGTGCATCTGGTCAAGCAATTCAAAATATGAATATTATGTACGGCTGGGAAGAGAAAACAGGATTAGATCAGTTACCTATTTATCCTTAA
- a CDS encoding xylulokinase translates to MNDVKNAIQNGKTVLGIELGSTRIKAVLVGEDNVAIASGSHDWENSYVDNIWTYSIDEVWKGLQDSYQKMAAEVQQKHGVTLKKIGAIGFSAMMHGYMVFDKDEQLLVPFRTWRNNITEQASTELTKHFNYNIPQRWSIAHLYQSILNEEDHIHNIQFQTTLAGYVHWKLTGKKVLGVGEASGVFPIDLDTKSYNKKMIDQFDELIAPQNLSWKLEDILPEVLVAGENAGTLTEEGVKLLDVTGELEAGIPLCPPEGDAGTGMVATNSVAKRTGNVSAGTSAFAMVVMEKDLSKVHPEIDLVTTPSGNLVAMAHSNNCTSDLNAWVGLFEEFTQAIGFEVDKNKLFETLFEKALQGDADGGGLLSYGYLSGEHMTHFEEGRPLFTRSSESNFNLANFMRTHLYTSFGAMKIGMDILTKEEGVKLDEVLGHGGIFKTEGVAQSILAAAFNVPVSVMETAGEGGAWGIALLGSYMINKEENESLEDYLNGKVFAGQAVKTVSPDSNEVEGFEQFMERYKNGLAIERAAVDNLR, encoded by the coding sequence ATGAATGATGTGAAAAATGCTATTCAAAACGGTAAGACAGTGCTTGGTATTGAACTCGGGTCAACCCGAATTAAAGCCGTTCTCGTCGGAGAAGATAATGTAGCGATTGCATCTGGAAGTCATGACTGGGAAAACAGTTATGTAGACAATATTTGGACTTATAGTATTGATGAAGTTTGGAAAGGGCTTCAAGACAGCTATCAGAAAATGGCGGCTGAAGTACAACAAAAGCATGGCGTCACACTGAAAAAAATAGGTGCTATCGGCTTTAGCGCCATGATGCACGGTTATATGGTGTTTGATAAAGACGAACAGCTTCTCGTCCCTTTCCGTACTTGGAGAAACAATATTACAGAACAGGCTTCAACAGAACTAACCAAACACTTTAATTATAATATTCCGCAGAGATGGAGTATTGCGCATTTGTATCAATCTATTCTAAATGAAGAAGACCATATTCATAATATACAATTTCAAACAACACTTGCCGGTTATGTTCATTGGAAACTGACAGGGAAGAAGGTTCTAGGAGTTGGGGAAGCATCTGGTGTATTTCCAATTGATCTCGATACAAAAAGTTATAATAAAAAAATGATCGATCAGTTCGACGAATTGATTGCACCACAAAACCTATCATGGAAGTTGGAAGATATCTTACCAGAGGTTTTAGTAGCGGGTGAAAACGCAGGAACTCTTACAGAAGAAGGCGTGAAATTATTAGATGTTACAGGTGAATTGGAGGCTGGTATTCCGCTTTGTCCACCAGAAGGTGATGCAGGAACAGGAATGGTTGCAACAAACAGTGTAGCAAAGCGTACAGGTAACGTTTCTGCCGGTACTTCTGCATTTGCAATGGTTGTAATGGAAAAAGATTTATCAAAAGTACATCCAGAAATTGACCTAGTGACAACACCTTCAGGTAATCTTGTGGCAATGGCGCACTCTAATAATTGTACATCAGACTTAAATGCATGGGTTGGATTATTTGAAGAATTTACCCAAGCTATCGGTTTCGAAGTAGATAAGAATAAGTTGTTTGAAACATTGTTTGAAAAGGCGCTACAAGGAGATGCTGATGGAGGAGGATTGCTATCGTACGGCTACCTTTCCGGTGAACATATGACTCATTTTGAAGAAGGCCGCCCATTATTTACGCGTTCTTCTGAAAGTAATTTCAACCTTGCTAATTTCATGCGGACCCACTTATATACTTCCTTTGGGGCAATGAAAATCGGGATGGATATTCTAACCAAAGAAGAGGGAGTCAAGCTGGATGAAGTTTTAGGCCACGGTGGAATTTTTAAGACAGAAGGTGTCGCTCAAAGCATTTTAGCAGCTGCCTTTAATGTTCCGGTTTCCGTTATGGAAACGGCAGGAGAAGGTGGAGCATGGGGGATTGCACTGCTCGGATCTTATATGATTAATAAAGAAGAAAATGAATCATTGGAAGATTATTTAAATGGGAAAGTATTTGCAGGGCAAGCCGTTAAGACCGTGTCACCAGATTCAAATGAGGTAGAAGGTTTCGAACAGTTTATGGAACGTTATAAGAATGGACTCGCGATTGAAAGAGCAGCGGTAGATAATCTTAGGTAA